From Etheostoma cragini isolate CJK2018 chromosome 10, CSU_Ecrag_1.0, whole genome shotgun sequence, the proteins below share one genomic window:
- the si:dkey-27i16.2 gene encoding regulator of cell cycle RGCC yields the protein MTSDITADLELELGELLQEFQDVVEELKAPSQSKPHAYQHVLQQAKSRSGLGDDSGVEDSDCSSEASLGNSLNTSEEELHTAGITLAPKAKLGDTRELESFIDMLDRELAEM from the exons ATGACCTCAGACATTACCGCCG ACTTGGAGCTAGAGCTGGGTGAGTTGCTGCAGGAGTTCCAGGATGTGGTGGAGGAGTTGAAGGCCCCTTCTCAAAGCAAACCTCACGCTTACCAGCACGTTCTGCAGCAGGCCAAAAGTCGCTCAGGGCTGGGCGACGACAGCGGAGTCGAGGACTCTGATTGCA GCAGTGAAGCTTCTTTGGGAAACAGTTTGAACACCAGCGAGGAGGAGCTTCACACAGCAGGCATAACGCTGGCACCGAAAG CCAAGCTAGGAGACACAAGGGAACTTGAGAGTTTTATCGACATGTTGGACCGGGAACTAGCAG AGATGTGA